One Leopardus geoffroyi isolate Oge1 chromosome B1, O.geoffroyi_Oge1_pat1.0, whole genome shotgun sequence DNA window includes the following coding sequences:
- the RAB11FIP1 gene encoding rab11 family-interacting protein 1 isoform X2, translating to MRNNMTASMFDLSMKDKSRNPFGKLKDKIKGKHKDSASDTASAVIPSVTPSADSDDESTSKDKKKKSKIKTLFSKSNLQKTPLSQSMSVLPTSKSDKVLLRPGGFQSRWEDDENEDESSSASDVLSPKRTESAHPKQLNQINFNLPKKEGGLPFLGGLRSKNDFLSRSNVCINGNHVYVEQPEAKSETKDSTPSSSPSPQGFRKKHLFSSTENLATRSWKEPGDVGAVSSERQFSESSTKDSLKSMSLPSYRPQISGDIQENTAPVSLEAAKETKESKKQENKKSSLLSLVTGKKDAAKGSEGGSPPTVPGKEKEGTLMEVTPRGDQAGPDGDLVERSEKDTTAVVSGRGKSLNPFEDVQITESEADREPKSEPTPPAPSVRAPQTKAVKPRLEVSPEAQPTARLPSSPDSPLFLSALLSSSGQTPVLSKSGHGSETLSSESPSVFFSFSSPVAAPISTSTPVENWPSTDKGQAGPEEPSLLLKAELQKESLTQVPKTVSCASGSLSKQLPTPVRKGPEDSPRKTSEVGPENTISNDSAKSLLKQPETEPQEVLRLPPSEQASVPSSEGTQEMTFALSSPSGEIENPAGKPPMGEDTDVTSPCGSCGENRVKDGRTASVVPEAVSPLQMAESSPTLGCAMQTHEENVHEGRKKIKKRVSFSEQLFTEEELEKSPGLEEEDEGNPQEPPWEGATAGNGSDGEPAGSVYTEDSKREAASQGVLASTADPLALPCEESFSEGPVSEASSGQDLPLCGVEGDHLLMAENQSKASDHEGLLSDPLGGLPSAPGVSSPVLADLGLTLPSIPEVASDDERVDQVEDDGDGETARVAAPEAGPSSLSASPARPEMGKGPRGQVVGWAAPTESLHDPQSKAPKASVTASSSDHSFPTTALGIHKPDRGKSSRSDKQRSGPGGGEKEELPGNGGPSQCPEAALDSPVPSPSFSETFPVPHSFPSYPHADTHHTSTAESQKKATAEGPAGKVDNSGKRKPLLQAWVSPSETHPVSAQPSTGTGSAKHRLHPVKPMNAAAPKIVNSSLGTATIISENMINEAMMKKYNPTDPAFAYAQLTHDELIQLVLKQKETISKKEFQVRELEDYIDNLLVRVMEETPNILRIPAQVGKKAGKM from the exons ATGAGAAACAACATGACCGCCAGCATGTTTGACCTTTCCATGAAAGACAAGTCTCGGAATCCATTTGGGAAGCTGAAGGACAAGATCAAGGGGAAGCATAAGGATAGCGCGTCTGATACTGCTTCAGCCGTCATTCCCAGCGTCACACCCTCCGCCGACAGCGATGATGAATCTActtcaaaagacaagaaaaagaagtcgAAGATCAAGACCTTGTTTTCCAAGTCAAATTTGCAGAAAACACCACTTTCCCAGTCCATGTCTGTCCTGCCTACTTCAAAGTCAGACAAAGTGCTGCTTCGTCCTGGAGGCTTTCAGTCCCGGTGGGAGGATGATGAAAATGAGGATGAGTCCTCCTCTGCCTCGGATG TCCTGTCTCCCAAGAGAACAGAGAGTGCACATCCTAAGCAACTGAACCAGATCAATTTCAACCTTCCCAAGAAGGAAGGAGGACTCCCCTTTCTTGGTGGCCTTCGGTCTAAGAATGACTTCCTTTCTCGCTCTAATGTCTGTATCAATGGGAACCATGTTTATGTGGAGCAGCCAGAAGCCAAGAGCGAGACCAAGGACAGCACCCCTTCTTCTTCCCCGTCCCCCCAGGGCTTCAGGAAGAAGCATTTGTTCTCCTCCACCGAAAACCTGGCCACTCGGTCCTGGAAGGAGCCTGGGGACGTTGGGGCGGTGTCTTCCGAGAGACAGTTCTCTGAGTCTTCCACAAAAGACTCTCTGAAATCTATGTCTCTGCCATCCTACCGGCCACAGATCAGTGGGGACATTCAGGAGAACACGGCTCCAGTGAGCTTGGAGGCGGCAAAAGAAACCAAGGAGAGCAAGAAGCAAGAGAACAAGAAGTCCTCTTTGCTATCTCTGGTGACAGGAAAGAAGGATGCGGCTAAGGGCAGTGAAGGCGGAAGCCCCCCTACGGTcccaggaaaggagaaggaaggcacGCTTATGGAAGTCACACCGAGGGGGGACCAGGCGGGGCCTGACGGAGACCTAGTAGAAAGATCCGAGAAGGATACCACGGCTGTTGTCTCCGGACGCGGTAAATCCCTGAATCCCTTTGAGGACGTGCAGatcacagaatcggaagctgaCCGAGAGCCCAAGTCTGAACCTACACCACCTGCTCCCTCTGTAAGGGCTCCGCAGACCAAAGCTGTCAAGCCTCG ACTGGAAGTGTCTCCAGAGGCTCAACCCACAGCCAGGCTTCCTTCTTCCCCTGACTCTCCTCTCTTTTTGTCCGCTCTTCTTTCCAGCTCTGGCCAGACACCTGTCCTTTCTAAATCAGGTCATGGCTCAGAGACACTGTCCTCTGAatctccttctgtcttcttctctttctcatctccCGTAGCGGCCCCCATTTCCACATCCACACCGGTTGAAAACTGGCCTTCCACAGACAAGGGCCAGGCCGGTCCTGAAGAACCATCCTTACTCCTTAAAGCAGAATTGCAAAAGGAGAGTTTAACACAAGTTCCAAAGACTGTTTCTTGTGCCTCGGGGTCACTTTCTAAACAGCTACCCACTCCAGTGAGGAAAGGGCCAGAAGATTCTCCGAGGAAGACCAGTGAGGTAGGCCCAGAGAACACCATCAGTAATGACTCAGCAAAGTCTCTCCTGAAGCAGCCTGAGACCGAGCCACAAGAAGTTCTGAGGTTGCCCCCCTCAGAACAAGCCTCTGTCCCTTCATCTGAAGGGACCCAAGAAATGACATTCGCCCTTTCATCCCCAAGTGGCGAGATTGAAAACCCAGCTGGGAAGCCTCCGATGGGGGAAGACACAGATGTCACAAGTCCATGTGGGTCTTGTGGGGAGAACAGAGTGAAGGACGGCAGAACGGCTTCTGTGGTTCCAGAAGCAGTGTCCCCTCTTCAGATGGCAGAATCATCCCCCACTCTTGGCTGTGCGATGCAGACGCACGAGGAGAATGTCCACGAGGGCCGAAAGAAAATCAAGAAGCGGGTGTCATTTTCTGAGCAGCTCTTTACGGAGGAGGAGTTAGAGAAGTCCCCCGGgttggaggaggaggatgaagggAACCCCCAGGAGCCGCCATGGGAAGGAGCCACGGCTGGAAATGGGTCAGATGGGGAGCCTGCCGGGTCTGTCTACACAGAGGACTCCAAGAGGGAAGCGGCCAGTCAGGGTGTGCTAGCTTCCACGGCCGATCCCCTTGCCCTCCCCTGCGAGGAGAGTTTCTCAGAAGGCCCCGTGAGTGAAGCAAGCTCGGGGCAAGACCTTCCCCTCTGTGGGGTCGAGGGAGACCATCTGCTCATGGCCGAGAATCAGAGCAAAGCCAGTGATCATGAAGGCTTATTGTCCGACCCCCTGGGCggccttccctctgccccaggtGTTAGCTCTCCAGTCCTGGCTGACCTGGGCTTaacccttccttccatccccGAAGTGGCATCGGATGACGAAAGAGTGGATCAGGTTGAAGATGACGGAGATGGAGAGACGGCCCGGGTGGCAGCCCCGGAAGCCGGGCCTTCTTCCTTGAGCGCGTCACCTGCCCGTCCTGAGATGGGAAAGGGGCCAAGAGGCCAGGTGGTTGGGTGGGCGGCGCCCACCGAGAGCCTGCATGACCCCCAGTCGAAGGCGCCCAAAGCATCCGTTACAGCTTCTTCTTCGGACCACAGCTTCCCGACCACAGCTTTGGGAATTCATAAACCAGATCGTGGCAAGAGTTCACGCTCGGATAAACAGCGGTCAGGTCCTGGCGGTGGCGAGAAGGAAGAGTTGCCGGGAAATGGGGGGCCAAGCCAGTGTCCTGAAGCGGCCCTGGATTCTCCTGTACCCAGCCCCTCCTTTTCTGAGACCTTTCCTGTTCCGCACTCTTTCCCTAGCTACCCACACGCTGACACGCACCACACCAGTACAGCAGAATCTCAAAAAAAAGCAACAGCAGAGGGCCCTGCTGGTAAGGTGGACAATTCTGGCAAGAGGAAGCCGCTTCTTCAGGCCTGGGTCTCACCCTCAGAGACACATCCAGTCTCAGCTCAGCCGAGCACGGGAACGGGGTCAGCCAAGCACAG ACTTCATCCCGTGAAGCCAATGAATGCAGCAGCCCCCAAGATTGTTAATTCCAGCTTGGGCACTGCCACCATCATCAGTGAGAACATGATCAACGAAGCCATGATGAAG AAATACAACCCGACGGACCCTGCCTTCGCTTATGCACAGCTAACCCACGATGAGCTGATCCAGCTGGTCCTCAAACAGAAGGAGACGATAAGCAAGAAGGAGTTTCAGGTCCGCGAGCTGGAAGACTACATTGACAACCTGCTAGTCAGGGTCATGGAGGAGACCCCCAACATCCTCCGGATTCCCGCTCAGGTCGGCAAAAAGGCAGGAAAGATGTGA
- the RAB11FIP1 gene encoding rab11 family-interacting protein 1 isoform X1: MSLAASAGRGPGAVWSPTHVQVTVLQARGLRAKGPGGTSDAYAVIQVGKEKYATSVSERSLGAPVWREEATFELPPLLSAGAAPAAAATLQLTVLHRALLGLDKFLGRAEVDLRELHRDQGRRKTQWYTLKSKPGKKDKERGEIEVDIQFMRNNMTASMFDLSMKDKSRNPFGKLKDKIKGKHKDSASDTASAVIPSVTPSADSDDESTSKDKKKKSKIKTLFSKSNLQKTPLSQSMSVLPTSKSDKVLLRPGGFQSRWEDDENEDESSSASDVLSPKRTESAHPKQLNQINFNLPKKEGGLPFLGGLRSKNDFLSRSNVCINGNHVYVEQPEAKSETKDSTPSSSPSPQGFRKKHLFSSTENLATRSWKEPGDVGAVSSERQFSESSTKDSLKSMSLPSYRPQISGDIQENTAPVSLEAAKETKESKKQENKKSSLLSLVTGKKDAAKGSEGGSPPTVPGKEKEGTLMEVTPRGDQAGPDGDLVERSEKDTTAVVSGRGKSLNPFEDVQITESEADREPKSEPTPPAPSVRAPQTKAVKPRLEVSPEAQPTARLPSSPDSPLFLSALLSSSGQTPVLSKSGHGSETLSSESPSVFFSFSSPVAAPISTSTPVENWPSTDKGQAGPEEPSLLLKAELQKESLTQVPKTVSCASGSLSKQLPTPVRKGPEDSPRKTSEVGPENTISNDSAKSLLKQPETEPQEVLRLPPSEQASVPSSEGTQEMTFALSSPSGEIENPAGKPPMGEDTDVTSPCGSCGENRVKDGRTASVVPEAVSPLQMAESSPTLGCAMQTHEENVHEGRKKIKKRVSFSEQLFTEEELEKSPGLEEEDEGNPQEPPWEGATAGNGSDGEPAGSVYTEDSKREAASQGVLASTADPLALPCEESFSEGPVSEASSGQDLPLCGVEGDHLLMAENQSKASDHEGLLSDPLGGLPSAPGVSSPVLADLGLTLPSIPEVASDDERVDQVEDDGDGETARVAAPEAGPSSLSASPARPEMGKGPRGQVVGWAAPTESLHDPQSKAPKASVTASSSDHSFPTTALGIHKPDRGKSSRSDKQRSGPGGGEKEELPGNGGPSQCPEAALDSPVPSPSFSETFPVPHSFPSYPHADTHHTSTAESQKKATAEGPAGKVDNSGKRKPLLQAWVSPSETHPVSAQPSTGTGSAKHRLHPVKPMNAAAPKIVNSSLGTATIISENMINEAMMKKYNPTDPAFAYAQLTHDELIQLVLKQKETISKKEFQVRELEDYIDNLLVRVMEETPNILRIPAQVGKKAGKM, translated from the exons GTGGTATACCTTGAAATCCAAACCAGGAAAGAAGGATAAAGAGCGAGGCGAAATTGAGGTTGACATCCAGTTTATGAGAAACAACATGACCGCCAGCATGTTTGACCTTTCCATGAAAGACAAGTCTCGGAATCCATTTGGGAAGCTGAAGGACAAGATCAAGGGGAAGCATAAGGATAGCGCGTCTGATACTGCTTCAGCCGTCATTCCCAGCGTCACACCCTCCGCCGACAGCGATGATGAATCTActtcaaaagacaagaaaaagaagtcgAAGATCAAGACCTTGTTTTCCAAGTCAAATTTGCAGAAAACACCACTTTCCCAGTCCATGTCTGTCCTGCCTACTTCAAAGTCAGACAAAGTGCTGCTTCGTCCTGGAGGCTTTCAGTCCCGGTGGGAGGATGATGAAAATGAGGATGAGTCCTCCTCTGCCTCGGATG TCCTGTCTCCCAAGAGAACAGAGAGTGCACATCCTAAGCAACTGAACCAGATCAATTTCAACCTTCCCAAGAAGGAAGGAGGACTCCCCTTTCTTGGTGGCCTTCGGTCTAAGAATGACTTCCTTTCTCGCTCTAATGTCTGTATCAATGGGAACCATGTTTATGTGGAGCAGCCAGAAGCCAAGAGCGAGACCAAGGACAGCACCCCTTCTTCTTCCCCGTCCCCCCAGGGCTTCAGGAAGAAGCATTTGTTCTCCTCCACCGAAAACCTGGCCACTCGGTCCTGGAAGGAGCCTGGGGACGTTGGGGCGGTGTCTTCCGAGAGACAGTTCTCTGAGTCTTCCACAAAAGACTCTCTGAAATCTATGTCTCTGCCATCCTACCGGCCACAGATCAGTGGGGACATTCAGGAGAACACGGCTCCAGTGAGCTTGGAGGCGGCAAAAGAAACCAAGGAGAGCAAGAAGCAAGAGAACAAGAAGTCCTCTTTGCTATCTCTGGTGACAGGAAAGAAGGATGCGGCTAAGGGCAGTGAAGGCGGAAGCCCCCCTACGGTcccaggaaaggagaaggaaggcacGCTTATGGAAGTCACACCGAGGGGGGACCAGGCGGGGCCTGACGGAGACCTAGTAGAAAGATCCGAGAAGGATACCACGGCTGTTGTCTCCGGACGCGGTAAATCCCTGAATCCCTTTGAGGACGTGCAGatcacagaatcggaagctgaCCGAGAGCCCAAGTCTGAACCTACACCACCTGCTCCCTCTGTAAGGGCTCCGCAGACCAAAGCTGTCAAGCCTCG ACTGGAAGTGTCTCCAGAGGCTCAACCCACAGCCAGGCTTCCTTCTTCCCCTGACTCTCCTCTCTTTTTGTCCGCTCTTCTTTCCAGCTCTGGCCAGACACCTGTCCTTTCTAAATCAGGTCATGGCTCAGAGACACTGTCCTCTGAatctccttctgtcttcttctctttctcatctccCGTAGCGGCCCCCATTTCCACATCCACACCGGTTGAAAACTGGCCTTCCACAGACAAGGGCCAGGCCGGTCCTGAAGAACCATCCTTACTCCTTAAAGCAGAATTGCAAAAGGAGAGTTTAACACAAGTTCCAAAGACTGTTTCTTGTGCCTCGGGGTCACTTTCTAAACAGCTACCCACTCCAGTGAGGAAAGGGCCAGAAGATTCTCCGAGGAAGACCAGTGAGGTAGGCCCAGAGAACACCATCAGTAATGACTCAGCAAAGTCTCTCCTGAAGCAGCCTGAGACCGAGCCACAAGAAGTTCTGAGGTTGCCCCCCTCAGAACAAGCCTCTGTCCCTTCATCTGAAGGGACCCAAGAAATGACATTCGCCCTTTCATCCCCAAGTGGCGAGATTGAAAACCCAGCTGGGAAGCCTCCGATGGGGGAAGACACAGATGTCACAAGTCCATGTGGGTCTTGTGGGGAGAACAGAGTGAAGGACGGCAGAACGGCTTCTGTGGTTCCAGAAGCAGTGTCCCCTCTTCAGATGGCAGAATCATCCCCCACTCTTGGCTGTGCGATGCAGACGCACGAGGAGAATGTCCACGAGGGCCGAAAGAAAATCAAGAAGCGGGTGTCATTTTCTGAGCAGCTCTTTACGGAGGAGGAGTTAGAGAAGTCCCCCGGgttggaggaggaggatgaagggAACCCCCAGGAGCCGCCATGGGAAGGAGCCACGGCTGGAAATGGGTCAGATGGGGAGCCTGCCGGGTCTGTCTACACAGAGGACTCCAAGAGGGAAGCGGCCAGTCAGGGTGTGCTAGCTTCCACGGCCGATCCCCTTGCCCTCCCCTGCGAGGAGAGTTTCTCAGAAGGCCCCGTGAGTGAAGCAAGCTCGGGGCAAGACCTTCCCCTCTGTGGGGTCGAGGGAGACCATCTGCTCATGGCCGAGAATCAGAGCAAAGCCAGTGATCATGAAGGCTTATTGTCCGACCCCCTGGGCggccttccctctgccccaggtGTTAGCTCTCCAGTCCTGGCTGACCTGGGCTTaacccttccttccatccccGAAGTGGCATCGGATGACGAAAGAGTGGATCAGGTTGAAGATGACGGAGATGGAGAGACGGCCCGGGTGGCAGCCCCGGAAGCCGGGCCTTCTTCCTTGAGCGCGTCACCTGCCCGTCCTGAGATGGGAAAGGGGCCAAGAGGCCAGGTGGTTGGGTGGGCGGCGCCCACCGAGAGCCTGCATGACCCCCAGTCGAAGGCGCCCAAAGCATCCGTTACAGCTTCTTCTTCGGACCACAGCTTCCCGACCACAGCTTTGGGAATTCATAAACCAGATCGTGGCAAGAGTTCACGCTCGGATAAACAGCGGTCAGGTCCTGGCGGTGGCGAGAAGGAAGAGTTGCCGGGAAATGGGGGGCCAAGCCAGTGTCCTGAAGCGGCCCTGGATTCTCCTGTACCCAGCCCCTCCTTTTCTGAGACCTTTCCTGTTCCGCACTCTTTCCCTAGCTACCCACACGCTGACACGCACCACACCAGTACAGCAGAATCTCAAAAAAAAGCAACAGCAGAGGGCCCTGCTGGTAAGGTGGACAATTCTGGCAAGAGGAAGCCGCTTCTTCAGGCCTGGGTCTCACCCTCAGAGACACATCCAGTCTCAGCTCAGCCGAGCACGGGAACGGGGTCAGCCAAGCACAG ACTTCATCCCGTGAAGCCAATGAATGCAGCAGCCCCCAAGATTGTTAATTCCAGCTTGGGCACTGCCACCATCATCAGTGAGAACATGATCAACGAAGCCATGATGAAG AAATACAACCCGACGGACCCTGCCTTCGCTTATGCACAGCTAACCCACGATGAGCTGATCCAGCTGGTCCTCAAACAGAAGGAGACGATAAGCAAGAAGGAGTTTCAGGTCCGCGAGCTGGAAGACTACATTGACAACCTGCTAGTCAGGGTCATGGAGGAGACCCCCAACATCCTCCGGATTCCCGCTCAGGTCGGCAAAAAGGCAGGAAAGATGTGA
- the BRF2 gene encoding transcription factor IIIB 50 kDa subunit, translating into MPGGGHCPDCGSTELVEDSHYSQSQLVCSDCGCVVTEGVLTTTFSDEGNLREVTYSRSTGENDQVSRSQQRGLRRVRDLCRVLQLPSTFEDTAVAYYQQAYRHSGIRAARLQKKEVLVGCCVLITCRQHNWPLTMGTVCALLYADLDVFSGTYMQIVKLLGLDVPSLCLADLVKTYCSSFRLFQASPSVPAKYVEDKEKMLSRTLQLVELADETWLVTGRHPLPVITAATFLAWQSLQPSHRLTCSLARFCKLANVDLPYPASSRLQELLSVLLRMAERLAWLQVLKLDKRSVVKHIGDLLQHRHTLVRKAFRDGTAEMEAGEKELRGRCQGPEQGKEEVASSSLDLPEGKRPASPTPLLPPCMLKPPKRICPPPPVSTVTGDENISDSEIEQYLRTPQEIKDFEKAQAARQAARSVSNPP; encoded by the exons ATGCCGGGCGGAGGCCACTGCCCCGATTGCGGCTCCACTGAGCTCGTGGAAGACTCTCACTATTCGCAGAGCCAGCTGGTGTGCTCAGACTGTGGCTGCGTTGTCACCGAGGGAGTCCTTACTACCACTTTCAGCGACGAGGGCAACCTCCGAG AAGTAACATATTCCCGAAGCACAGGGGAAAACGATCAAGTGAGCCGCAGCCAGCAACGAG GTCTCCGCCGAGTGAGAGACCTCTGTCGAGTCCTGCAGTTGCCATCAACATTTGAGGACACAGCAGTTGCCTACTACCAGCAGGCGTACCGGCACTCTGGCATCCGTGCTGCCAGGCTGCAAAAGAAGGAGGTGCTAGTTGGGTGCTGTGTCTTGATCACCTGCCGACAGCATAACTGGCCCCTAACCATGGGAACCGTCTGCGCCCTGTTGTATGCGGATTTGGATGTGTTTTCTGGCACCTACATGCAGATAGTGAAGCTCCTGGGGCTGGATGTGCCCTCGCTGTGCTTGGCAGACCTGGTGAAGACATACTGTAGCAG CTTCAGACTGTTCCAAGCTTCCCCATCTGTGCCAGCCAAATACgtggaagacaaagagaagatgCTGTCGCGAACATTGCAGCTGGTGGAGCTGGCGGATGAGACGTGGCTGGTGACTGGGCGGCATCCCTTGCCTGTCATCACTGCTGCTACTTTTCTGGCATGGCAGTCGCTGCAGCCTTCGCATCGGCTGACGTGTTCCCTGGCCCGTTTTTGTAAACTGGCGAACGTGGACCTGCCCTACCCCGCTTCCTCCCGCTTGCAGGAGCTGCTCTCCGTGCTGCTGCGGATGGCCGAGCGGCTGGCCTGGCTGCAGGTTCTGAAGCTCGACAAGCGCTCTGTGGTGAAGCACATCGGTGACCTTCTCCAGCACCGCCACACGTTGGTCCGCAAGGCCTTTCGCGATGGAACGGCAGAGATGGAAGCTGGGGAGAAGGAGCTGCGGGGACGGTGTCAGGGGCCAGAGCAGGGAAAAGAGGAGGTGGCGAGTAGTTCCTTAGATTTGCCTGAGGGGAAGCGGCCAGCTAgtcccacccctctcctcccaccttgcATGTTGAAGCCCCCAAAGCggatctgccccccacccccagtctccaCAGTCACCGGAGATGAGAACATATCTGATAGTGAAATAGAGCAGTATTTGCGTACCCCTCAGGAAATTAAGGACTTTGAAAAAGCTCAAGCTGCAAGACAGGCTGCCAGGAGTGTTTCTAACCCTCCCTGA